A stretch of DNA from Lodderomyces elongisporus chromosome 4, complete sequence:
ttaataatagtagtagtgatACTGAGATTTAGcataaattttttaaagaaaaagcacgaaagaaaaaaaatagaaatctTGAAGCTATTTtacaaatactttttgcctcgccaaaaaaaattaagaatgtaaaaaaaatgtccTCCGGAGGAGATTTGAACTCCCGACCACAAGATTGCGGAACTTAATTACAGTCTCATGCTCTAAACCAACTGAGCTACCAGAGGGGAGGCTTGTCTCTAGAATGCGTGAGCAAATAGCAATACTAATTATGTTTAGCAATTAATCCGCTACTACTTgtacattttcttttccactCTATAATTTACATCACTACCAAAcatgattgaaaaaaaaaaagaaaaaaattgaaattgaaactaGTAAGCTTCTAGGTAAATACTTTTGATGGTTTGAGTGACTATATCATgttagaaaagaaacaaacaaaggaaatgaaaactTATCAAACAAGGTGAGTGGTTCGTTGAATCATcggttttcttttccatttttttttttttgtttttttttgtttttcttttttgtaaacaaattattttgcttcaatttgttgcaaaattttTACTCAAACAACACATACACAGAAGCAGCaactaaatttttttatttttttcaagattGCTTAGTCTACAATAATCTACATTTCTACGCTTCGAtccatttcttcttcacacTAGTCTAGTCTAATTTTAAATCTAAAAACAAGCATATGGTTAGTCCTTTCTAATTTACTCTATTCCGTCTCTTGTTAATAAATAACAAGCTATTGCCTTTGTTATTTGTAGAGTTGTTATAATACAAGTCATTCTCTATTAGTTTATTTGTACCTTGATAAAAAATCTTCATCGAGTCGCCAAAGTTTACTAGGATAGATTTAAATCCATACTTTGTAGATGACAAAATCTTCAGATCAACAGTGATTGGGTAAGTTTCCTTGCCCCCATCGACAAGGGAAATGATAAACCCTTCATATGAGTCTTTTTGTTGTGTTTGCTTCTTGTTATTACGTTGTCGTAACGATGTGAGTCCATAAACCGAGGAGCATTGCGTTTTTCGTCTTGTTGTCGACCCTGTTACTGACTCTGTTGGGACAGATGTAAATCTTTCAAGACCAATGATGGTGTTGACATCAGTAACTTGCCATGTCTTGATGTCCTCATACCAATATTGAGATTCCAAAACATGGTTGAAACCAAGACATCTAATCTCTCTTACATCTCTTTCTACTCGGAGACATATACTGTTTTTAGATCGTTGATTGTCAATCTTGAACGTGTGCACAATGAGCATATTCGTGTCATCTTGATAAACCAATGAGAATGAATTAACTGAAACACAACCGCAAAATTTACAATGCGTAGGTTCTGAATGGGCAACTCTAAATGTCCCGGCTTTGAAATGTCCAATGTTAAACGACTTGACTAGTATTCCAGTACCAATATCGACCAAGCTCGCGGTAAGGTCATGAACAAGTACAATCATGCCAATAAAGTCTAATGGGATAATCACTGAAGGATTGAGGTCATGCAGGGTACCAGCCAATGGATGCACTGAAGTAGTTCCTCCACCCATGTAACTGTTTCTAATTGGAAGTTTGCGGTAAacaaatttgttgttgacagCTACACCAACAGTAAGGTCTCCATTTTGGTCTCGAAGCACAATCTTGTCATTCACCCTTGGTGTTTTCACCTTGGCAGCTGCCGTTAAATAGCCACATTTGTCACTCTTAACATTGCCCGAATGGCATGAAAAGATTACTATATCATCTTGGAGAATCAACACAAAATCCTCATATGCCGTGGGATCCGAAGCTGCTGTTTGATCAAGTCGTTGAACAAACGGGTTTGGTGGCGGCGGAGGGAAATTGCCATTAAAATGGGAACTCATAGATGACAAAGAAGCAGTGCTATTCCGTTTCATCATCTTTCTGGTCAAGTAACCAGGAACAGTTTTCTCCCTAAAGAAAGACTCCAAAACTTTTGACTCTCGATTCATGTTCAAGTCGGACTTGGTCCATTTCAACTTGTAGTTCTCAAAGCAATATATCGTTTGTTTGCTGAAGCTGACTAAAATAATGTATATTCCATCATCGCTGATTGCTATATGGTTGATAGGCCAAAGGTCTTTTGCCAAGATATGTTTCCTCTTGTCCATTGGTGACCACGCAGTGATTGTATGGTTCAACTCAAAAGACACAACTATAGCACATTTCGAATTGGTATACACTTTGAGAATATCTGATGGCTTaaagtttttcaattcaatcGAGTTGAATCGTTCATGCTCAATCAAGTTGTTGGACAATGACGGCTGTGCTTTAAGATTCACGCCAATAAGAACCACGGAGACAAGAAACACCAAGCTTAGTAGAATTTCCAAGTAGAATATCGGTGTCAGATCTAACCGTAGCGTCATTGTTGAAGTGAGAGATGAAATcaatatgtatacatatacatatatctatatatatatatatataggaATATATATGAGAAAAATTGTATGTGATGATTTAGTTTGATCCTTGTGGGGTAGATATCGGATTTCAGATACTAGATTAAAGATTTTAGATTTCAAGTTTTATCAAGACGTTTTCGGCTAAATTTGtaggaaaagcaaaaattttttttttttttttaaaaaaataataataaatataaatataaatataaaaataaacataaaaataaaattaatgacaaaaattgacaaaaatTGACAGAAATGATAGGAATGACGAAAATGACATAAATAAAGTGTCAGAATGAAAGCTTCCAAATTTACAATTGACTTTGCATCATACGGAAAGTAATCAATCATACAAAGGATttgaagagagagagaggcaTTTATATACAGAGGAGCGGGAGAAGGAGGGAAGAATAGAGagtgaaaataataattaaaaaaacatgAGTTATAGGCGTGCGTAGAAAAGCAATTGACGTAGTAAGGTATCTATCGACGGTGGTTGATTTTGGTTTCGTTTCCGCTGCTGACTCCATTCATCAAATTGTGACTTGTTTGTATGATGACAAGTTAGAGTGTTGGAACTGACATTAAACAAATAtgctttttgtttgcctacaaattttcttttttttttttttttcaaattctacTTTACACGATATTACGAGTTTGTACATAGTTGTACcgagtttttcaaatcacATTCATTTGTCTATTAATTAAACATGTTTCCAATCATTATATATTAGGCATTAAAGTCAAAAAAGTCTGGGTCGTTAGTTCTCTTTTCACCTTCCTCCTTTTCAAGGTTGTTCAAAGCGTCAAAATCTTCTTGCGACAAGGTAAATGTCTTGATATTGTCAATGATTCTTTCATCGGTGGTGGATTTTGGAATGACAATAGTGCCTCTTTGTACACCCCAAGAAATCAAAACTTGACCAGCATTAGCATTGTGTTTCTTGGCAATGTCTGTGACAACCTTGTTCTTCAAAGTTGAGGCATCTGCATGACCCAATGGCGAGTAAGCTGTGATGTAAATGTCCTTTGATTTCAAATAGTCAAACAAATCTGGCTGGGTCAATAATGGGTGTGCCTCAATTTGGTTGATTACTGGCACCACATTAACGCCTTCGGAGTTTAAAAGTTTATCGagcttcttcttgttaAAGTTCGAAACACCAATTGCCTTGACTTTTTTACCTTCTTTATAaatcttttgcaaatttcTCCATGTGTCAACAAAGTCATAGTCGTCGTATGGCTTTTCAGTCTTTGGATCAACTGATAATGGCCAATGGATCAAGTACAAGTCCACATATTCAAGAcccaatttcttcaaagaCTCATCCAAGGCTCCTTCTGGGTCCTTGTGTTGGTCATTCCACAATTTGGTGGTGACAAAAATTTCGTCTCTTGAAACACCAGAGTCAGCAATGGCTCTACCAACTTGGTCTTCGTTTCCataagcagcagcagtgtCAATGTGCTTGTATCCATTCTTCAAAGCTGTCAATGTAGCTTTGTATGCtgcatcttcttcatcagcCAACCAAGTTCCCAAACCAATAGCAGGGATCTTGAGACCATTGTTTAAAGTGTAGGTTTTTGTATTGATTGATAATTGAGAAGACATTTGTATttatgtttgtttttgtatttgtgtttgtatagTAATTTGGGTATATGCTATGAATATTAAAATTTAGAGAAAAAGCGAAAGAGTAATAAAGTGGTTATGAAAATTGGATAAATTGCAACCGTTTTATATTTCACTACTTGTCCCCATGCCGTCTACGGTTTATTTCAAGTATGGGAAGAAGATTCACCACTAGTTTCGATTGCTACCGCCACATGTTGTGAATGACATCATATACTTGGTGAGGGCTTACTAATATACGAACTAAGACACTCAAATCCGAATAATTTTTAGCTATTTATTCTAGAATCTGGAACTCCATACTTGCAATTCCATATTGTGGTTGTGATTATATAGTTGCTTGATTGTCTAATTACTTAGTTGTCTAATTGCTTAATTGCGTAATTGCGTaattgcttttgctttacctccttgactttgactttgTCTTTAGTTGCTAGAGAAAAGAATGTGCAGGAGTTTTAGGGGGTAAAAGGTGGTGAGAGGGGATCAAGAATAAAGGAAATTTCCGGGCGAGACAATAGGTGGATTGCTACGGATGTTCATACGCTAccaaatatataaataaccAACCAACCCTATCTTTAGTCAAATGAACTATATTTTTGAATTGTGGATCTTCAGCAGTTTCCATTGCAGCAACCAAATAAGAATGTAAATAATAGAAGATATGCTTGTATAGTTTtagtcttttttctttttcttaaagttatgtttttgtttatgtGGAAACAAATAATGATTCTTCGTATTACAGTGAATTACAGCATTATTCACTCCTctcttttcacttttcatttttcacttttcattttttaaatgCCACTTTCTTTGCTTTACAATTTTTGAGAATTTGAAGTAATAAACGTTGTAATGTTTCTGTGGATATAGCCGAAAGTCTATATACTGAATATCACAGAAGTGTCCTAtactttattcttttttttttagctaATAAAGTATTTCAGCTtgtcttttattctttactGTCCTTCCTCGCCTCCTCGCCTCCTCGCCTCCTCGCCTCCTCGCCTTCCCTTGCCCCCCTCTACCATGTACAAGAAACTAGACAATCTGGATTTTCTAATAGCAATGCTAGTTGTTATAATTCATACACCAAAAAGTGTTTTGTCTTACGAAATTAAAAGTGCATTGTAAACAAGAgccttttgctttttaaTTGAATTGAGAATGCAATTTGTGAGTGTTTCTTCTCAATAGCTCTTCCAAATGTCGCATGCGCGTAATAATTTTTGTCTGTGTCGAAAAAATTTCCAAGTGGTTTGGGCGACAACGACCAACAACATCTTTAACAaccaacaagaacaatagCATATTCAGCAGctgcagcaacaacaacaacaacaaccaaccaaccaaccaaccaacgCCATGGAAAGTCCCTTGAACACCACTTTGGGTGCCAGGTTGAGTGCATACTTGGTCACAGCAAAGGATTTTCAGAGACAAAGACAGAGAGTCAACAAGAGAATCTCTAAATTGCGTCATGAATTAAACATTGTCACCAAGGACACCAAAAACTACAAAgccaaagagaaaacatCAGGAATCACCCAGGAGCAATacgatgaagatgacaGATTTGGGTTGGTGATCTTATTACTTGCAGAAAGGGATATGCTTTACGCTTTAGAGATCAAGAGCATGCTTGAAATCAAGTCTACATCACATGCAACTTTGTTGAAGACAAAGATGAAGCGTGCATTGACCCACGCTGACAAATTAATTAAActttcatcatcaccatcatcatcatcaccatcatcatcacaaaGTGATGGCAATGACAACAGCAAGAAAAGACTTAGAAAACAGGTTGAAATCTACATTTTTGCAGCTTTGATCGCGGGCCAGTTGTCGATTACTACAAAACAGTGGTTAAAAGCGCTTAATGCGTTTTCAATAGCAAAATGCTGTTTGGACTACTTGTACACCGAGGATTCAGATAAGGAGTCGTATATAAAGACGTTGTGCACTGAATTGATTGAAACATCAGTGGACCCATCGATCAACTTGGCGTCTTCTCAGTTGAAGATTTCAGGAGACTTGAAAACCTTATCGAGAAAGTATTGCCATGAACAATGCTTTCCACAATTGAGCCCCGTTTTAGGGTTGATTGGCGAAAAGTACACCAAGGACATTGCTTCGTCGatgcaattgcaaaaagagGTGGACTGGCGTGGACATACGGCAGAGATTTATAATGACGAGGTTGCATTCAAGATACAAGAGTTGACAAACGATAAGAAATGGTTGAAATACAATGATGCCAACCAATTTGATGGTGTTATTGCTTCGTGGATTTCAATATTGGACTTACACAAAAGGGACACAGAGAAGAACCAGGATGATGACGATTTGgagcaaaagcaaagcagAGCAATTTTGCTGACTTATCTTAACTACAATTTGCTTTTTACAAAGTTGAAGAGAGATTTGTTATTAATTGGTCTGTTGGCAGGAAAGGCCGAGAATAGCAAAGATATCGTAAGGCTTTTTAATGGTATTATTCAGATAGTAAAAGAGTTGGAGGATTTGCCCGGTGTATACAACGATGAAGATTTGCATTATTCACTTGAGCATTTGGAACAGTATTAtgaatacaaaaagaatgtgGTGATTGCCGAGGCATATCAATTGAGTAGCAGGTTTGCTGAGGCATTGAAAATCTTTGATTATGTCAACAAGAGTCTCAATTTCACTCCTGGTGAACAATATTTTAAAGTTGATTTCCCATTTGACGTTAGCAAAAACACAGAAGTTgcttttttcaaagtgGATTTGGAGAAAAGAATACTCCAATGTCAAATTAATGCGCAATTTGAGCAGACCAAGGAAGCAGCATGTACTAAATATACTTTGGAAAACCTTAGCAAATACCCCGCTGGACTCAATGCCCTTAACGTACGCACTATCGAGCCAATCTTGTGCAAACCGGTGCTATTTGATATTGCCTATAATTATATTTCATACACAAAGCAACCTGTAACGTCTGTTGGAAATTCAGCGAAGCAAGTGCAACaagaacagcaacaacagaagcagcagcaaacAGAGAATACAGATGCGTCACCAAAAAAGAGTGGATTTTTTGGAATCTTTCGTGGTTAATAGTagataaaaaatatttatatatatatatatatatatatatatatatatgtatatattactACATATTACTATATAAATGTAATTTTAAGGTCTTGTTCAAAAAGTATGGTGTTTGTGTATGTGGGtcggggggggggggggggggtcgGTGCATGCGACTCGAGACAGGTTGAATTCGGCCAAAAAGGACCGAAAAAAAGGGccagacaaaaaaacaaacaggacacaaacaatcaaacGAGCCTTAATTGAAGCCAGggtgtaatttttttctgcttttgtttctgtttctgtttcttttttttttatttattttttgttcttgtttttcttttctgaaTCAGACATGCCTTTAAAAACaagtgaagaagaagaagaagaagaagaagtatgAATAAGTCTGGACTGCCGCTTACACTAGCCATTTGTGTTTTAGGATTGTATAGTACTTTCTTAACATGGTCTATACTACAAGAACGTATCAACACTAAACCTTATGGAGATAATGAATATTTTCAAGCACCATtaatcatcaatatcgTTCAGGCACTACTTGCATCTATTGTTGGTTTCATCTATACAAGGTTCACAACACCCCACACTTCTCCATTTGACGTGTTTACTAAAAATGGGAGACATGGTCTTTATGTATTGAGATCTTTATTGCTCATTTCATTTTGCTCGAGTTTAGCTTCACCAATCGGCTACAAATCGTTAAATCACTTGGATTATCTTGCATACCTTCTAGCCAAGTCATGCAAGCTTATACCCGTCATGTTTGTGCATTTCATGTTATACCAGACGAGGTTTCCATTCTACAAGTACGCTGTCGCCGGACTGGTAACATTGGGGGTCATAATGTTTACTTTGGCCCATTCAAAAGAGACGACTAAAGTAAATGATGGGAACACAATGTTGGGCATGGTTTACTTGGTTGGAAGTATGTTGCTTGATGGCTTGACTAATTCTACGCAGGACCAAATGTTTAAGATTCCATTAAAGACCAAATTCACAGGAGCCATATTGATGTGTACGTTGAACTTGTGCATATTTTTGATGACCTTGGCGTATACTGTGATTTTCCAATATGAAGAGATTGCATACACATTGGAGTTTTCTAAAAAGTTTCCTGAGTTGTTTTACGATATCCTTCTCTTTGCAGGGTGCGGAGCTGTGGGTCAAGTATTCATCTTTATCATCTTGGAGAAGTTTGACTCAATTGTATTGATTACTGCAACAGTGACGAGGAAGATGCTAAGTATGATCCTTAGTGTAGTGTTATTTGGACACCATTTGAACTTGAACCAATGGGCAGGCGTAGGCTTGGTATTTGGAGGCATTGGATATGAAGCTTTAGTCAAGTTTCAGCAAAAGAAAGTGAAGGATGTAGAGAAGGACAAGACAGTGAAGGTTAAAGTTAATTTTAGAGCGAAAGCAAAAGACGAGTAGACATAGTTGATTATGTTTGCGTATAGATTTATAGATTTATAGATTTATAGATTTAGAGTCGAGGAGGATTTACAACAAACAATACATACATTTTTCTATAATGattccttttcccttttttttttttttggtctaCAACTCGAAAATttaatgtttttttgtaaatttgaaattaaatgaaaatgaaaaataaaaagaataaaaaatcaagaacaagagaaaGTGCTTAGTcgcgtttttttttacaaccGATTTCTGAAGCTTGCGCCTTGAGTAACCTCTAGAACCTGTTCTCCTTATTCTCCttattcttcatttttttttttttttttttttgggtttgAACCAGCCTTGAAAACCTCTAAACCAAATACGGGTTTTAcaatattttcaaataattTCTTTAAACTCCATCACCTTGTAATGTGGAAGAGCACCTTAGCTTTATGCGAGCAATGGTGCTGCTTTCTTGCTACACTATTCCCCAAAGTGTTTTGCACTGCAACACTCACATGGGCTCAATTTGTCATGATCTTTATTGTCCCTGACTTTGTCGAGTCCCGGTTACAAAAatatttccatttcattGTTACCAACTTTATGTACATTCTATGCATTTACACTTACTTTAAAATTATACGTACTGGACCAGGTTCTCCATTGGACTACCCACAACTCAAGATTagatttttcaattcagaTAATCCGTATAAACAGTTTCCTGCCAATGAAGAACCTCCAGCATTTATGACTGTACATACGTTGAAACTCGGGGGAAACCAGGGTTTCCGATATTGCAGCAAATGCAATTGCTGGAAACCAGATCGAACACATCATTGCTCAAGTTCAGGGAAAtgtattttgaaaatggaTCATTACTGTCCATGGTTTTCGATTTGCATTGGGTTCTTCAACtacaaatttttcattcagTTCCTATGCTATATTGCCATTTATTGTTGGATAATATTTGCCATCACGAGTGTTTTGCTTTATAAATTTCTTATTAAAGGCGGATACGAGGACCAATACTTGTCGATTAatgttgtgttgttgtGCGTAATTGCACTTACGTTTGCATTTACGGTAACTGTTTTTGCAGGGTTTTCAATGTATCTCACGTCAAGAAACCTAACTACAATCGAGTTTCAAGAGCGAAGATGGAATTACAGAGGTGCTGATCAGTATAGTTATGAGTTTGACAATAAtgggaaacaaaaaaaattggccAATATCTTTGACTTGGGCGTTAAGGAGAATATGCGTCTGGTATTAGGAGAATCGTGGTGGTCGTGGTTGTTACCCATTGACATCAATTGTAGAATTGCAAATCTGGGATACAATAACGGAATCAACTTTAAGGTGAACAAAGAAGTTTACGCCAAATGGTGCAATAATGCCGAGCTACAGAATCAGTTGAATGAGCAATTGAGAGAGTATTCCAGCCGAATGAGGAGCGCCAGAAACTATGATTATGCTGACGTtagtgatggtgatgtggataataatagtaatgtAGGGGCAAGTGTTTAGAAACAAGGCTAGAGTATAGTGAATAGAACAGAATTTGGCAGGGCCAAACTTCTTAAATGGCAATTTTTGCATACAAACATACACATAAAATCTACACTaatcaaataaaatgaaTTGTAATAAGACTGtgaaaactttgaaaaaaaaaaaagacactATGTAACTTTATTCTCTTCCATGTTATCCAAATTACACAGCAATCTCTCTTCCATACCGTGTATATTCTAATCCAGTTTATGGTGTCACATATTGCCTCTATTGTTTTCTATCTTGTGCTTTTCACGAAAATTTATAAACTATTTCATGTGCGGCGGCGCAGTCCAGCGTAAATATAAAGCGCCCAACGGTTCAACTACACAATTTGTTCGTTTTGATTATCTTTGTACACATACAAATCcttcaccatcaccattaaCTTGAATTCACTTTTACGcttacttctttttttttttttctttctttcaccTCAcccaaacaaaaacatcGAGGCAGCCACTCAAGTTTACCAAGACATTAATTCTACAGAGAATAAGAAAGCAGAAACCAAACgaaaggaaataaaaaaaaagaaagcataaagagattttttttttttttggaaaaaataaataaacagaaagacttaaaagaaaacaaacaaacgaaaagaaagaaaagaaaagaaaaatacgCATGTACCAACAACTCCCGTTTGACGAGCTCAAGGTTGACCCCACGCAGAAGAAACGCATAGCCTACTTCTACGATGCCGATATTGGTAATTATGCCTATGGTGCCGGTCACCCTATGAAACCGCATCGTATTAGAATGGCCCATTCCTTGATCATGAACTATGGCCTTTATAAAAAGATGGAGATCTATCGAGCCAAGCCCGCGACAAAGCAGGAGATGTGTCAGTTCCACACCGATGAATATATTGATTTTATAAGTCGTGTCTCACCCGACAATCTTGACTTGTTTGCCAAGGAGAGTGTGAAGTTCAATGTTGGTGACGATTGTCCAGTTTTTGATGGATTATTTGAGTATTGTGGGATTAGCGGTGGTGGATCAATGGAGGGTGCAGCCAGATTGAACCGAGGCAAATGTGATATCGCGATAAACTATGCTGGTGGGTTGCACCATGCCAAGAAGAGTGAAGCTTCTGGCTTTTGTTATTTGAATGATATTGTATTGGGAATTATTGAGTTGTTGAGGTATCACCCGAGAGTTTTGTATATTGATATCGACGTGCATCatggtgatggtgttgAAGAAGCTTTCTACACAACCGATAGAGTCATGACCTGTTCGTTTCACAAATATGGTGAGTTTTTCCCTGGAACTGGTGAATTGAGAGatattggtgttggtaaGGGGAAATACCATAGTGTTAATGTTCCACTTCGAGATGGAATTGATGATGCTACGTATAAGTCAGTGTTCGAGCCATTAATTAGCAAGATTGTTGAGTGGTATCAACCCTCAGCTATTGTTTTGCAATGTGGTGGTGATTCCTTGAGTGGCGATCGTTTAGGTTGCTTTAACTTGTCAATGGAGGGGCATGCAAACTGTATCAACTTTGTCAAGTCATTTAATATACCATTGATGGTTTTGGGTGGTGGTGGATACACAATGAGAAATGTGGCGAGAACTTGGGCGTTTGA
This window harbors:
- the GCY1_2 gene encoding Glycerol 2-dehydrogenase (NADP(+)), encoding MSSQLSINTKTYTLNNGLKIPAIGLGTWLADEEDAAYKATLTALKNGYKHIDTAAAYGNEDQVGRAIADSGVSRDEIFVTTKLWNDQHKDPEGALDESLKKLGLEYVDLYLIHWPLSVDPKTEKPYDDYDFVDTWRNLQKIYKEGKKVKAIGVSNFNKKKLDKLLNSEGVNVVPVINQIEAHPLLTQPDLFDYLKSKDIYITAYSPLGHADASTLKNKVVTDIAKKHNANAGQVLISWGVQRGTIVIPKSTTDERIIDNIKTFTLSQEDFDALNNLEKEEGEKRTNDPDFFDFNA
- the SRP68 gene encoding signal recognition particle subunit srp68 produces the protein MESPLNTTLGARLSAYLVTAKDFQRQRQRVNKRISKLRHELNIVTKDTKNYKAKEKTSGITQEQYDEDDRFGLVILLLAERDMLYALEIKSMLEIKSTSHATLLKTKMKRALTHADKLIKLSSSPSSSSPSSSQSDGNDNSKKRLRKQVEIYIFAALIAGQLSITTKQWLKALNAFSIAKCCLDYLYTEDSDKESYIKTLCTELIETSVDPSINLASSQLKISGDLKTLSRKYCHEQCFPQLSPVLGLIGEKYTKDIASSMQLQKEVDWRGHTAEIYNDEVAFKIQELTNDKKWLKYNDANQFDGVIASWISILDLHKRDTEKNQDDDDLEQKQSRAILSTYLNYNLLFTKLKRDLLLIGSLAGKAENSKDIVRLFNGIIQIVKELEDLPGVYNDEDLHYSLEHLEQYYEYKKNVVIAEAYQLSSRFAEALKIFDYVNKSLNFTPGEQYFKVDFPFDVSKNTEVAFFKVDLEKRILQCQINAQFEQTKEAACTKYTLENLSKYPAGLNALNVRTIEPILCKPVLFDIAYNYISYTKQPVTSVGNSAKQVQQEQQQQKQQQTENTDASPKKSGFFGIFRG
- the HUT1 gene encoding UDP-galactose transporter (BUSCO:EOG09264F1U) encodes the protein MNKSGSPLTLAICVLGLYSTFLTWSILQERINTKPYGDNEYFQAPLIINIVQALLASIVGFIYTRFTTPHTSPFDVFTKNGRHGLYVLRSLLLISFCSSLASPIGYKSLNHLDYLAYLLAKSCKLIPVMFVHFMLYQTRFPFYKYAVAGSVTLGVIMFTLAHSKETTKVNDGNTMLGMVYLVGSMLLDGLTNSTQDQMFKIPLKTKFTGAILMCTLNLCIFLMTLAYTVIFQYEEIAYTLEFSKKFPELFYDILLFAGCGAVGQVFIFIILEKFDSIVLITATVTRKMLSMILSVVLFGHHLNLNQWAGVGLVFGGIGYEALVKFQQKKVKDVEKDKTVKVKVNFRAKAKDE
- the PFA3 gene encoding palmitoyltransferase for Vac8p, encoding MWKSTLALCEQWCCFLATLFPKVFCTATLTWAQFVMIFIVPDFVESRLQKYFHFIVTNFMYILCIYTYFKIIRTGPGSPLDYPQLKIRFFNSDNPYKQFPANEEPPAFMTVHTLKLGGNQGFRYCSKCNCWKPDRTHHCSSSGKCILKMDHYCPWFSICIGFFNYKFFIQFLCYIAIYCWIIFAITSVLLYKFLIKGGYEDQYLSINVVLLCVIALTFAFTVTVFAGFSMYLTSRNLTTIEFQERRWNYRGADQYSYEFDNNGKQKKLANIFDLGVKENMRSVLGESWWSWLLPIDINCRIANSGYNNGINFKVNKEVYAKWCNNAELQNQLNEQLREYSSRMRSARNYDYADVSDGDVDNNSNVGASV
- the RPD3_3 gene encoding histone deacetylase; protein product: MYQQLPFDELKVDPTQKKRIAYFYDADIGNYAYGAGHPMKPHRIRMAHSLIMNYGLYKKMEIYRAKPATKQEMCQFHTDEYIDFISRVSPDNLDLFAKESVKFNVGDDCPVFDGLFEYCGISGGGSMEGAARLNRGKCDIAINYAGGLHHAKKSEASGFCYLNDIVLGIIELLRYHPRVLYIDIDVHHGDGVEEAFYTTDRVMTCSFHKYGEFFPGTGELRDIGVGKGKYHSVNVPLRDGIDDATYKSVFEPLISKIVEWYQPSAIVLQCGGDSLSGDRLGCFNLSMEGHANCINFVKSFNIPLMVLGGGGYTMRNVARTWAFESGLLNNVKLPQELPYNEYYEYYAPNYTLEVRNSNMYNQNSPEFLDKIMTSILTNLENTKHAPSVQMNVVPNDPEDLGDVEEDTAIALDTKGGSEMARDAQIQPDNEYYDEDDKDKGERNVNLNEVDKDDTMQIDNNDTIEAKEEEEDDDDDEKKKKKKKEEEEKGEKEKVVGNGSGHAETSGLETEDAMEVDSAPASTSAPTQGSTQGSTPAPVTTNEVTGANVSNGENKANGAPTLTEEELKEIQELNESL